The stretch of DNA TGCGGCGAGGCGCAGGCGAGGCCGAGGCTCGCCGGAGCCCACGTACCGGAGCGGCGGTCGATGGCAGTGACGGCGCGGCCGAAGCGCCGTTCCGCGTGGCCGCACGAGCTCGCGGACATCTCCGGCTGCGGCGTGGTTTTTGCGTCGGCGGCCTCCATCCCTGCTCCAAGTCTAATCACGCCGGAGGCGCTGGTTGGTGCGGAGACGTAGGCGAGCGCGTCTTCCACATCCACCGCGGCGCGCATCGGCACAAGGGCGATTCCAGATGGGGCGCGGCGCGGAGGCCGTGGCCAGGGGCGCAGCGCGGCCGGGCGCGGCGGCCGGGCGGACGAGCGCGGGGCGCGGAGGCCGTGGCCTGGGGCGCAGCGCGGCCGGGCGCGGCGCAGCCACGGGAGAAGCGCGGGGACGCGCAGCCACAGGAGGAGCGCAGGGGCACGGCGCGGAGGCCGGGCTGCCGGCGCGTAGTCGTGGGAGTCGGGAGCCACCGCGGGCGTCGGGCACTGGAGTTGGCCGCCTCGCTCGTCGTTCCTGTAGCCTTGGAAGCGAGTTGCTTGGCGTTCTCGTTTTTGGCAGAGCAAAGTGCTGATAACGTGTCAGAGTAAAACGAGATTGAAAGCGAAAGAACAATCAGTCCTGGTTTTCATTGATTCTCAAGTGTATATACATCTGGAAGAGGTGGGAAGAAGAGATGCCTGCTCCACAGGTGCCTATTGGCAatagaaagagagaagggacatgaCTGTTTGGGGTTGAACACACCTCTTTACTAATGACTATTCATTAATTAGCATGTGCTAATTAATCTACTAATTAATTCCTAACACTGCTAATGCTTGCCCTTCTCGAATAGCCAAAGCTTCGAGAGAAGTTGATTCTGCGATGAATCTAAAAGTGATCGCTGAAGCTCCCAGGAAATTTCCACCATGGTCACGGCATACCGCCGTTGCTGCACCATGGGACCCTTCTCTTGAGACTGCCGCGTCAACCCTTTGATGGAGGCAACCAAATTATAGGCCACGCGCTAGCATTCTTAAGCAACACCGGAGTTCTGAGATGTGTCGGAAAAAAAACACCGGAGTTCTGAGGAAAGAATTTTAGGGACTCTCAAAGATATCTACATGGATAGCTCTTCTTGCGCGCCATGTCACCACCATGCGTGTCAATTCTCTATGCGGTAGGATGACATAGTGAAAAGCCAATTATTTTCTCCGTACCAAGTTACTGCTCACTAGCTATGACCAGTCTAATACAAATACTACCGACCCGGCAAACAAGCATTGCGGGCAAACAAGCATGATTTTGCGGATATGTCGGCAATTCATTGGTGTTGCCCTCCCCTTAGttgaaaatgttcaaaaatttAGCTACATCCCTTTGGTACAAACTTCTAGTTTTAGCTACTGTACATCCTAATAAGAGATGCGAACGTAACACAAAATAGAAGAGGCACTTTGAGGTGAAACCCACATAATATAGGTGAAATCCACATAGAAGGTCTTCCAGTCACGATAGTAGGAACAAAGCAACTAAGGCCATTACAGCAACCACACGCAGCTGACCCACCACGGTCACAACATAATAGAGTTCACACCGCACACAAAGTCACACCAACAACACGCTTCACAGCAGTTCATAAGCAAACCACGAGACACAGTGGAGCAGCACAACAGCAGTACCACTCGTCTCATTATTTACGCATAGATAACGAGATATAGATAACTAGGTGCTCGAGAGCACACGATCTTCACTTGTCCTTCTTCTCCCTGGCGATGAGGTCCATCACAGCTCGTTTGATGCTTCCTCCATTCTTGGCAAGCAGCTCCTTGTTCGTCTCCCTGTCATCAAATCCCTGGAAGAGGAACAGCACTAGGCTCAGGAGCTTGCCACAGCAATCATCATTTCAACGAAATCCAGAGTAGGGCATGTATCTTACCATTTCATTCAGTTCCGCCAGCAGAGGGTCCCATTCATTGACACCACACAGATCATCCACGGACTGCTCCAGGTTGTATTTATTCTGCCTCAGTATCTCCTTGTTCAGATCAACCTGCTTAAAGCCCATTTCCTCCAGCTCCTGCAGCAGTTTCTCTTCTGTAAGACTGTCGATGTCAAGCGGCGCAGATGCTACATCCACAGGTGTGGTTGCAGCTACAGGTAGATCCACAGGGATACTAGTAAGCGAACTTGTGGGCACATCAGCAGGTGTAGTCACAGCAGGTCTCGGAATGACTTCAGGTGCAAGTACAGTAACACTTGGCACAAAAGCAGCTGCATTTTCACTGGATGACGGAACATCGACCATGGGGTATGGAGGAGCTGCTGAAAATGCTGAGGGGGATTTCTTGGGCTCAGCAGCTTCACGGTATATCGAAGGCTCCAGCAGTTCCATTCTAGTGCCGTTGACATGTTCATCTAGGACTTGGTTAGCAGGCTCCATGTTGACATCAATCAAATTACTTGTGTTTGTCATGTTGCTTTCCTGAGGCAGACTACTTGTGTTTGTGATGTTGCTTTCCTGAGGCTGATTCAAGTTAACAGCAGCAGTCTTGTTGTCACTGACAAAAGATGGATCTTCCACCTGCAGATGCATTCAGGATTAAGGTGATAAAACAAAGGCAACCATCTAGATTATACATCCACATACGAAAAAGAAATGGTAGGATACCCAACCTGGATATGAACCCAAACTCGCTGACCAAATTTTTGACCAGAAGGTGATGCCAGTCTCCAGTAAGATATATACCTCCCAGGCCTTGCAGGTGCCACAAAATCAACAGCAACATCCATCTCTTGATCCACCGGAAATCCATTCAATGGAATCTGCACAACTATACCAACTCAGAACTGGGGAGTTTTTTTTATCACAGCTGATATTCAGCCTTAACATGCAATTCATAGCAGAGCTTCAAACAATATGCATGGTAACTATACCTCTAGTGGGACAGAGGTCTGCAGTGCAAATTGATCTCCACCCACCCAAATTAGCTGTGTGCCCAAGGGCCACATGATAGACCCATTGTTGTGCATGCACCAAATCTTAGTGAACGGGCTTGAAGGTGACATAAGTGTGCCATCCAGCACTGTTACATCCAAAATGAAGCGGCTTTCGAGCTTCTCACGCTTTGACTTCATCGGAGCACGTGAATGGATTTTCCGGCACTGAAATAAAGAATATAATTAATCTACTACTAGGCCCAGTTGCAGCAAATTAGTCTCTGAAGGCTTTCAAGATTGATCAGCTCCTACTTAAGGGCAGAGCACCTCCATTACCTTTCACCTAGCAATTTCACCTAGCAACTTATTATACCAACTATAAAGCAACTCACCAAATTAGGGTCCCGAGGTAACTTGTGTGGCAGGATCGGCTTGTCTATTCTTGTGTACTCAACCTCACTGCCCATACGACAGAAGCAGGTATCACACAGATCATAATCTTCTTTCCTGACGGCAGAGACAGAAGACGTCAGATTAAGGACACCAAGAAATAGCTATGACAAATAATTTAGTTCTGAGAGTAGTTGCATTTAAGAAGATCTTACACATTAGACTTGTAGCGTGGCCCaacaattggttgaactccacaaccATCACACCGAATCCACCTATGTGAAATTCGTGGTGACCTCTCACTGTTATTACCAAGGTTCCCATACAGACGCCCAGCAGATAGCAGACGGCCAGGGTAAGGAAATTGTGGAGAATGTCCATAGCCCAAGGGTGCATGGGGAACTGGTGGGGATGGGTGAGGCGCTTTATACATTGGAACACGCCATCCAGGATCACTAGCTGGTTTGACATTAGTTTCAGGTTGCCAAATGGATCTCGGCTGGGACCATCCATCCACCGATCTTCGTGTCTGGAACCATTCATTTCCAGATGCATTTGGATGACTTGGACGAAAACTGGGAACAGTGTTACGAGCGAGTGGTTCAGCAGAGGGCATGACAGACTTCCCCTTACTTTGAGCATCAGTCATATCCTTGCAACCAGAACTGTTACCACCGGAATTGGAGGTGTACAGCAAATCCTCAACAGAAGGATATAACGATCCTTGGTGGCcttgagaggcttcagtgatgactGCAGCGGGAACTTCAACCAACACACTCTTAAGACCTCCTGTCTCAGATGATACAGGGTTTCGTTCATTCAAAGGTCGTGAACCCAAACTTGCCTCAACTTTAGGCTGACCATCAGCTTTGAGATCAACCCGTGCTTGCTGCACACCCCTGGAGGAGCCAGGTGAACTCTCAGCATGCCCAGCAGATTGGCTACTGTTGGTTGATGTGATCAAGTTCACGAAAGGTTTTATCAGATCAGTTAATTGTGGTGGTGCTGCATCAAGTACTTCACGTGACAGTTTTGCAAGGGATTCAGGAACTGGCTCATGGATAGACTTCATAGCTTCATCAAGAGCTGATTTTAAGTGAGCTAGTGGATCTTCCCTTGCAGTGGATCTCAAAGGTTCTGATATGGGCTTTAAAGCTTCATCAATAACAGATTTGATCTGAGCTATCGGATCCTGAGTGGTGGCCTCAAGAGGTTTAGGGCTTGAATCCTGCCGGTTAATGTGAGATGCCCCAGCGTGGCTATTCTTTAACTGAACATTAATCCTTAGAGGGTTCAATTTCTGATGGATAGCTGCATCATGCAAGTCCTCGTCATCATCCAGCATAACAACATCCCCATCCTCATCAGTGTAAGTGAGAATGAAGTCAGCATCAGGGGCAAACTTAAAAGCACTTGCAATTTTGGAACGGAGAGCAGACAGATTCAAAGTGAAGTGCGTTCCGTTGACATAACCATTGAACCTCTTAAGCGTGTCACCATATTTGACCTGGAATATTGAGAAGGGAGAAATGAGAACGCTACGATAGAACACAATTAGATCATATGACACGTAAACCATGAGGACATAATAATGATCCAAAGCACAACAAATTTTTACACGACCTTGATGCATAGCTAACTATAGGAGATCAGGTCCAAAAAATGGTTGAGGAACTCACTAGTCCTTATACTACAAaagtcaaaggattatcgaaaggaTCAATACTCAGAAAGCATATGGTGATGGTAATATATGGTACAGACAGTCATGCTCATCTGATAAGTAACATAAGAAGATAGATCATAATTAGTTTCAGTTACGTTCGCAGCAGTACGATATGCTAGAGGAATTGTGATGTCCGGAGCACAACTGAGGTGCTGATTTCAAACTGAATGGTTGCATTAATCATAATTTCTTCTCTTCCATACcaattaagtaagagaataaactactCAATCATAGTGCAAGTCTTATGGTTCTAGATTATAGATGTACAAAGACTGATCATAATTTCTTCTCTTCTACCAATTAGGTAAGGGCCATAACGAGAACACAATTTACACAAATGTACAGAGAGAAAATGTACCAATTTAACTTATGTGGCAATAGCCTATACGAGAGTCAAAACATTATTAACCATAAGAGTCTATGTGAACCAATTTAGCTTATGTGACGAGCTGACGGCAGCCTATACAAGAGACCGAAAACTATCatagataagattggtctcctaatggATGAAATATTAGCAATCTCTCACTACACGTTATGAAAGAAGATGAAATGTAAACAAAATTCAGATCATCAAAGAACAACCCATATTGAACTCGTAATAAGTCATGAAGTTACAAAATATACAGAAGGATTGGTGCATGGGAATACTCAATCAGAAAGTAACTAGAACAAACTAGACAACTTTATTCAAAGAGCCATAAagtgaagggcaagactaccatgaCATGTGATGGACAAAGGACTGGTCAGCTGACTGGTGATTACATGCATCGATGATACACTTAACCCCATAATCAAGATTGCCATAAACAATATTTGATACCAGTACtgacatactccctctgttcctaaatatttgtctttctagagatttcaacaagtgactacatacggagcaaaatgagtgaatctacactctaaaatatgtctatatacatctgtatgcgctagttcatttgaaatctctagaaagacaaatatttagggaaggagggagtagaaattatgAGTTTTAAGTTTTAACCCACCAATGAACTGGATTTAATTGCTCAGATTTGAGGTTAGATGTCTAATATGTAGTATTACTTTGTGCTACGCCTATATCCTAGAGAGAAGCACAATACGCACCGATCCATGAAGTTATTCAATAGAAAACATGATCTGACAAACATATTTTGGAGTAAAACCGGGTCAGGTGCATATTTTAATAACAAACATGAGCAAGGCCGTGCCCGTCAATTGTATTCAAATATTGTTTATGGCACAACCTGTGTGATCAATTTTATTCTACACATATTCGATTGTAAGAGATCGATTGTTTAACTAAAAACTAAGAAGAAAGGTGCAGAAATTAACCACAAAACCAAACACGTAAAATACGTCCGATCAGCGAGCAAACCCCAACCTAACACCTAAGCCACGCCCAATCAACCAGCAATCGTGAAGCCGACCCCTTGAACAAACCCTTCTAAAAGCGGTTCCCGTCCCTCGCACATAATCCCCTTACTGGCGAAACAAAACCACGGCTCGAGACCAGGAGAAGGATCACTTTGACGACGACGTCCCACGGATCGGGCCCCGACGCGAGGCCGTCGAACGGCGGCGCGctcaggccggacatggcggcggggaAACCCTCGgggggaggcggaggagtaggcgatCGTGCGGAGGAGCGGGTCAATCCTAGACGAGACGAAGTTAGCGGCCGGAAAcctcggagggcggcggcggcgtcgaggggcGCGAGAGCTGCGTAGCCGTAAGCcgcagcggcggtggtggcggcgtgtGGGAGAGTGGCGATGTGCGGGTGCGGCCAAGGCTCTTGTGCCAGAGTCCTCTTTTATCACGCCTTTTCCTTCGGTGCGAAGGATGGACACCGTTGGGGCAATTAAGTCGTGGGGGTGCGGGGCCCAGGCGCCAGCGGCGAGGCCTCGCACCGCCTGCGCGGGCCCCAAGGGTTTCCTTTGGATTTCCTGTCAGAGTTGCGAAGTAGTAGAGGGTGAGAATGCATTTAACGCCTGTCCGGTGTCGCGTCTTGTCGCGTGGGCTCCACGCTTCCGACGCACGCGTCAGCTGCTGGACATGGATAAGGCTGGTTACAGCGGGAGTAATTTAGaccagcaactccaacgggccgaccgaaACGGCTGGCGCATTTATCCGTTTGGGTTGGCCATGTGCCTTTTTTTGTATTTGGTTGGCAGTGTGCCAAACGCGTCGATTCATTTCATATCCGCGTGCAATTTTTAAAAAAGGCCGACGGCCATAGATCATGCTAGCTGCCATGTCGTCGCCTTGTTTTGGGGCTCTAGTGCGCGAGCGTAGAAAAATCGGCCTAGCGTGCTGGTTTTGGCGTGCCGCGTCCAGCGTGTGTTAAGAAGGCGCTCCCTCCATACTCTGTCTGTCGCTCATTCGCCTCGTCCCCTCTCACTAGGCTCGCCGCCTCTGCGTTACCATGTCGATGCGTTGTTCTGGGTGCTTCGAATTTTCGCAGAGTCCGCGAGCACCGCTCCGGCGGCTTCTCCTCCGAGATCTGGTTTGGCGAAAAACGCCTCGGTCTCGGCACCTTCAACACCGCACAGGAGGCGGCCTACGCATACGACgcagcggcgtggcgcctccggcggcCTCGTTGGAAGATGAATTTTCCCGACGTGTCGAcgagccagcgggcgcaggatctcGCGTCTCTTCCACGGCTTTTCACCGACGAGAATCGTCGTGGCAACCAgaggcggcagcgtcgcctcgccatcgccgagatggacgaggaagccatggcggtgCAAACGCTTCCCGCAGGATATCGTCAACGAGCGCCAGTTCTACAAGCAAAGGaggacggagagggaggcgaggaggacggagcgagccgcctatcgggaggacaagcgtTCGCGCAAGTAAGCCGCTCAATTGAACATGAAGCTAGGAGAAGCGTCGTCCTGAAACTCCGAGGACGAGCGGTATGTTGACGCCTACATTCAGACGTCAGAGGATGACATTAACGAGTCGGAGTCGGAAAACGACGAGTAGTTAATCTTTTCTTTTATCTGTCTATGCTAGAACTATCTATGTATCTTTTTTTATCGGAAAAAATGGACGGCGGTGTCGGCGGCGAAGAAGGTGGCGAGGGTGTGCTATTCGATGGGGAAAGACCAATGTGCCACCGATCAGCGGGCCCGGGGAGGGGAGAGGGCGAGCGCACCCGCGTCCGTCTCGTATCCgtgccgacgcaaatccggctcaaaaatgggtcaggaatgggtcggcaggcggacgagcgtccgtttgggtcggtgcaTTAGGCCGAATTTTTTGTCCGTGCCGACTCAAACGGATGGCCACGAACGAAATGGGTtgccccattgaagttgctctaacATGTATATGTTGCTGCTCTATGTTATTACCTCATAATAGGTAGTAATATAGGGATGATACTCCatccgtcacggtttagaaggcacagttaaatttgcgtgcgtttccacaatagataaggtttagggcgcattgcatttatttctagtagctaattagtactccgTATACTATTTTCTATATGCATGTGTAATGTGAATGCTATTTTTAACCCCATCtcacaaccaatagataaccacctaggtcccagagaatttccaagcgtgccttctaaaccgtgacggaggaaGTAACATACAAGCcttcattaattgagatatagactTATTTTGCTTTGGGATGTGTTattttacagtaacatattattatCATAAACATCTCTTCTCATTAATTTCatgtcacataagcaaatttgtcttGGAATATGTTATGTTACAATCTAAATTACTCCCACAATGACTAGCCTAAAAGTTACGGATTTTAACATATTTTAGTCCTGCCATCATCAAGTTGAAAGAAAAAATACGGCCATCTTCTTTGTCCGCACGACAGAACCTCTTGCATACTTGGTCCGACCGATCCTGTGGTTCGATGACGACTGAACACGTGGTATTACTTTACTCGGCTGGAGAGCATTCAATCGAGTGGCCCGTACTCCCTTCATCTGAGtttactagtaagcttgcacgtgcaacgcacgtctcattTGACATAAAATAATTATCAAAAGAGTTGTCTACTATTTACATAGTTTTTCATCCATACATGTTCATTTTATTACCAATAATAATGTTCTTCATGTGGAGGCAAAACTAAATGACATTAACAGATGAAGGAGGtgcaaattgttggaaatatgccctagaggcaataataaaagtgttattattatatttctttgttcatgataatagtcttttattcatgctataactgtattatccggaaatcgtaatacacgtgtgaatacatagaccacaatatgtccctagtaagcctctagttgactagctcgttgtgatcaacagatagtcatggtttcctggctatggacattggatgtcgttgataacgggatcacatcattaggagaatgatgtgatggacaagacccaatcctaagcatagcacaaaggtcggttagttcgtttgctagagcttttccaatgtcaagtatctcttccttagaccatgagatcgtgtaactcccagataccataggagtgctttgggtgtaccaaacgtcacaacgtaactgggtgactataaaggtgcactacaggtatctccgaaagtctctgttgggttgacacggatcgagactgggatttgtcactccatatgatggaaaggtatctctgggcccactcggtaatgcatcatcataatgagctcaaggtgaccaagtgttggtcacgggatcatgcattacggtacgagtaaagtgacttgccggtaacgagac from Triticum dicoccoides isolate Atlit2015 ecotype Zavitan chromosome 6A, WEW_v2.0, whole genome shotgun sequence encodes:
- the LOC119316965 gene encoding protein JOKA2-like isoform X1 codes for the protein MSGLSAPPFDGLASGPDPWDVVVKVKYGDTLKRFNGYVNGTHFTLNLSALRSKIASAFKFAPDADFILTYTDEDGDVVMLDDDEDLHDAAIHQKLNPLRINVQLKNSHAGASHINRQDSSPKPLEATTQDPIAQIKSVIDEALKPISEPLRSTAREDPLAHLKSALDEAMKSIHEPVPESLAKLSREVLDAAPPQLTDLIKPFVNLITSTNSSQSAGHAESSPGSSRGVQQARVDLKADGQPKVEASLGSRPLNERNPVSSETGGLKSVLVEVPAAVITEASQGHQGSLYPSVEDLLYTSNSGGNSSGCKDMTDAQSKGKSVMPSAEPLARNTVPSFRPSHPNASGNEWFQTRRSVDGWSQPRSIWQPETNVKPASDPGWRVPMYKAPHPSPPVPHAPLGYGHSPQFPYPGRLLSAGRLYGNLGNNSERSPRISHRWIRCDGCGVQPIVGPRYKSNVKEDYDLCDTCFCRMGSEVEYTRIDKPILPHKLPRDPNLCRKIHSRAPMKSKREKLESRFILDVTVLDGTLMSPSSPFTKIWCMHNNGSIMWPLGTQLIWVGGDQFALQTSVPLEIPLNGFPVDQEMDVAVDFVAPARPGRYISYWRLASPSGQKFGQRVWVHIQVEDPSFVSDNKTAAVNLNQPQESNITNTSSLPQESNMTNTSNLIDVNMEPANQVLDEHVNGTRMELLEPSIYREAAEPKKSPSAFSAAPPYPMVDVPSSSENAAAFVPSVTVLAPEVIPRPAVTTPADVPTSSLTSIPVDLPVAATTPVDVASAPLDIDSLTEEKLLQELEEMGFKQVDLNKEILRQNKYNLEQSVDDLCGVNEWDPLLAELNEMGFDDRETNKELLAKNGGSIKRAVMDLIAREKKDK
- the LOC119316965 gene encoding protein JOKA2-like isoform X3 translates to MSGLSAPPFDGLASGPDPWDVVVKVILLLVSSRGFVSPVKYGDTLKRFNGYVNGTHFTLNLSALRSKIASAFKFAPDADFILTYTDEDGDVVMLDDDEDLHDAAIHQKLNPLRINVQLKNSHAGASHINRQDSSPKPLEATTQDPIAQIKSVIDEALKPISEPLRSTAREDPLAHLKSALDEAMKSIHEPVPESLAKLSREVLDAAPPQLTDLIKPFVNLITSTNSSQSAGHAESSPGSSRGVQQARVDLKADGQPKVEASLGSRPLNERNPVSSETGGLKSVLVEVPAAVITEASQGHQGSLYPSVEDLLYTSNSGGNSSGCKDMTDAQSKGKSVMPSAEPLARNTVPSFRPSHPNASGNEWFQTRRSVDGWSQPRSIWQPETNVKPASDPGWRVPMYKAPHPSPPVPHAPLGYGHSPQFPYPGRLLSAGRLYGNLGNNSERSPRISHRWIRCDGCGVQPIVGPRYKSNVKEDYDLCDTCFCRMGSEVEYTRIDKPILPHKLPRDPNLCRKIHSRAPMKSKREKLESRFILDVTVLDGTLMSPSSPFTKIWCMHNNGSIMWPLGTQLIWVGGDQFALQTSVPLEIPLNGFPVDQEMDVAVDFVAPARPGRYISYWRLASPSGQKFGQRVWVHIQVEDPSFVSDNKTAAVNLNQPQESNITNTSSLPQESNMTNTSNLIDVNMEPANQVLDEHVNGTRMELLEPSIYREAAEPKKSPSAFSAAPPYPMVDVPSSSENAAAFVPSVTVLAPEVIPRPAVTTPADVPTSSLTSIPVDLPVAATTPVDVASAPLDIDSLTEEKLLQELEEMGFKQVDLNKEILRQNKYNLEQSVDDLCGVNEWDPLLAELNEMGFDDRETNKELLAKNGGSIKRAVMDLIAREKKDK
- the LOC119316965 gene encoding protein NBR1 homolog isoform X2, which gives rise to MLDDDEDLHDAAIHQKLNPLRINVQLKNSHAGASHINRQDSSPKPLEATTQDPIAQIKSVIDEALKPISEPLRSTAREDPLAHLKSALDEAMKSIHEPVPESLAKLSREVLDAAPPQLTDLIKPFVNLITSTNSSQSAGHAESSPGSSRGVQQARVDLKADGQPKVEASLGSRPLNERNPVSSETGGLKSVLVEVPAAVITEASQGHQGSLYPSVEDLLYTSNSGGNSSGCKDMTDAQSKGKSVMPSAEPLARNTVPSFRPSHPNASGNEWFQTRRSVDGWSQPRSIWQPETNVKPASDPGWRVPMYKAPHPSPPVPHAPLGYGHSPQFPYPGRLLSAGRLYGNLGNNSERSPRISHRWIRCDGCGVQPIVGPRYKSNVKEDYDLCDTCFCRMGSEVEYTRIDKPILPHKLPRDPNLCRKIHSRAPMKSKREKLESRFILDVTVLDGTLMSPSSPFTKIWCMHNNGSIMWPLGTQLIWVGGDQFALQTSVPLEIPLNGFPVDQEMDVAVDFVAPARPGRYISYWRLASPSGQKFGQRVWVHIQVEDPSFVSDNKTAAVNLNQPQESNITNTSSLPQESNMTNTSNLIDVNMEPANQVLDEHVNGTRMELLEPSIYREAAEPKKSPSAFSAAPPYPMVDVPSSSENAAAFVPSVTVLAPEVIPRPAVTTPADVPTSSLTSIPVDLPVAATTPVDVASAPLDIDSLTEEKLLQELEEMGFKQVDLNKEILRQNKYNLEQSVDDLCGVNEWDPLLAELNEMGFDDRETNKELLAKNGGSIKRAVMDLIAREKKDK